The Pseudomonadota bacterium sequence TTCCGCCTGACTCATCCGGTTAATGAATATTTCCTCTTGTAAAAAACAAAATCAACGTATAAGATGGTCCCCTCTAAGAAAGGCGGCGTAGCCAAGTGGCTAAGGCAGCGGTCTGCAAAACCGTTATTCACCAGTTCAAATCTGGTCGCCGCCTCCATTAAATAATTCAGGGGTTGCCCTTTCCGGCAACTCCTTTTTTTATATCTGTGCGGTTCTCTTTGACATCTTTTATACCCAAACGCCAGATTTATTTCAAATTGGCTTTTTGCCTTCTTGCTTTCCCTTCCCGCTTTGTTTCCGCCAGAATTCCCCATCCAAAGGTATTCATAGACATATCGCAATTATTTTTCCCACCCTGCATTTGCACACATATGCACCTGGCAAAAATGGACACACCACTCTCTGTCAACAATGCCGATTCTCCGGAAAATTGAAAAGTCTTCCGCCTTTTCGGAAAAAACCCCAGCTCTTTTTACGATTTAAAAGGAAATTGACTGATTTTTAGCGGTTATCTGCTGTTAATTGTTCTGGCATCAAAATTGCTACTAAAAATCAATGTTTTCTTTAAATCACTCATTCATACCAATATAATGGAGGGGAAGGATGAAACGGTTAGCAATTCTTTTATGTGCGACGCTTGTGGTAATTTCCGCATCAGGGCAGGCATGGGCGACCCCCATGAGCGGCGAATACAGCATCACTGTGACCACGACCCAGATCGATACGGATACCTGGAACTTTGTCTTTGAGGTCAGCAACATCAACCAGCAGACCGTTGAGAAGACAGGTCTTGACGGATTTTACATCCAGATCCCAAAGACCGCGCTCGTTACCAATGTCACAGCGCCGGGTCCCTATTACGGCTTCCCTGGATACTGGGACAAGTTTCAATCTGGCAGCGGATCAAACTACTGGGCACCCGAGGCGCAGGCGCTTGACGGCTATTCCTGGTACGGCTGGTGGGGACAGCATCCCGTCTCAGTGTACCCAGCAAATTCCACTGCCACCTTCAGCATCGAACTCGACGGCGTTATCCCGGGGATCAATACCGGCGTTGCCGTAACCTACTGGGGGTTTTACACACCTCCCCTGAAAACGGTTTATACAGTGGATCCCCACGGCTACTACAGCGGATATTCCAGTGATTTCCTCATGCCCATGGCAGCACCGGTGCCTGAACCATGCACCATTCTTCTCTTTGGGACCGGACTCGCAGGGCTGGCGCTGGGCCGGAAACGTCGGAAGGACTGATTTCTCGCATTAGTAATTTATAACGAAAACGGCCGGGTGACATCACAGTCATCCGGCCGTTTTCGTTTACGCTGATTCCATCATAACTACCTGGATGTATACAGAAAAAAATAGTGAGCCGGTTATTTCCCCTGTAGCGATAGAAATTAAAACCCCATTTCCTCAAGCATTTTATTGACCGTATCCTGATCCAACGGGGCGCCCGGTTCTTTAGCGCCTCCGACTTTGCCGAGATAAGTATCAACCTCTTCCTGAGCAAGTTGCTTGCTTTCTTCGTGAGAGATATCAGGCTTCTTCTCCTTACTCTTGAGCTGCGTGCCGAAAGATACGACAATTGCCAGCAACTGGATCTGGAAATCACTGAGCAGTTTGATAATCTTCATTATCTGCTGCCCGGAAAGGTCCTGGAAACTCAAGACCTCGGTGATCCTGAACACAAGATTGCTGATATTGGTGACCCCGTTGAAGGCATTTTCAATCTTCTTAAAAATCTCTTTCTGGTCTTCAAAGGTCATCACGCTCAAATTTTCAGCCATTCCTGCTGTACCGGAGCCGCTTGTTTCGGGTATCTCATCAAGGCCTGTAAGACTTTCCGCAAGCAATGAGCGTATCTCGTCGATTCGCGAATCCGGAACCATACTTTCCCCTGCAGCCGTTTCTATTCTGCCGCCGACAATCTCCGTTTCAGGCATTTCAAGGGGCAGACTCTGATCAAGGAAAATATCGCCTTTTCCCGCATCCATCTTCTTTAAGAGGTTCTTTGTTCCCTTATCCTTGCATGCTTCAGACAAAGGCCCGAAAACATCCGCCAGGGGCACGGTCAGAAACCCATCCTCTTCAGGCAGGCTTTCCACTTTAGGACTGATGGCATCAACAAATCGGTCATAGTCGAAAATTTCATTAGCCCTTCCCCGGGCCGCGCTGATATGCCCTTTCACCGTTTCATTGGTGCAGAGCTCATAAATCGTCTGAAAAACCGGATCAAGCTGAAACAGGTACCTGGTTTTCTGCGGCACTTCAGAAACGCTCTCCGCAGAAATTCCCCCATCGCCGAGCAGGTTGATTTCCTCCAATAAACTGCCCGCCTTTTCCAGGGCCCCGCGAACCTGGCTTATTTTTTCTGAAAAAGAAATTGTTTCCTTTCCGGTTTCATCCTCAAAACCCACCGAGGCTTCTGTGGCGCTGAAAGCCTTATGATCCTTTAATATGGAAAGCAAGTCCTTGACGGCATCGGTTTCCTCATGCACCATTTCCACCTGGTCCATGATCTCCATGGTGGCTTTTTCGGTCATCGAAACAATATCCTTGAGCTGGTCCTTGGCTGCCTCGATCTTTTCGCCGGCATCATCAAGTTTTGCCCTTTCACCCTGCCGGTCCTCTGCCGGAATCTCCATTATCGTAGACGAAAGACTCTTGGCAAGCCTGCCGATGTCATTATAAATATCATTGGATATATTTTTATAAAAATCATCCCCGGATGCGCTCCCGGTGAAATCCGCCCCGCGTGCGGAATTCTGCTCGTGCTCAACAATCTTTTCAACTACCCGTGTCACACTGC is a genomic window containing:
- a CDS encoding PEP-CTERM sorting domain-containing protein codes for the protein MKRLAILLCATLVVISASGQAWATPMSGEYSITVTTTQIDTDTWNFVFEVSNINQQTVEKTGLDGFYIQIPKTALVTNVTAPGPYYGFPGYWDKFQSGSGSNYWAPEAQALDGYSWYGWWGQHPVSVYPANSTATFSIELDGVIPGINTGVAVTYWGFYTPPLKTVYTVDPHGYYSGYSSDFLMPMAAPVPEPCTILLFGTGLAGLALGRKRRKD
- a CDS encoding protein phosphatase CheZ, which codes for MEKGKPEINLEISAGFFRIPTENAIYNITVLGNEGSSVTRVVEKIVEHEQNSARGADFTGSASGDDFYKNISNDIYNDIGRLAKSLSSTIMEIPAEDRQGERAKLDDAGEKIEAAKDQLKDIVSMTEKATMEIMDQVEMVHEETDAVKDLLSILKDHKAFSATEASVGFEDETGKETISFSEKISQVRGALEKAGSLLEEINLLGDGGISAESVSEVPQKTRYLFQLDPVFQTIYELCTNETVKGHISAARGRANEIFDYDRFVDAISPKVESLPEEDGFLTVPLADVFGPLSEACKDKGTKNLLKKMDAGKGDIFLDQSLPLEMPETEIVGGRIETAAGESMVPDSRIDEIRSLLAESLTGLDEIPETSGSGTAGMAENLSVMTFEDQKEIFKKIENAFNGVTNISNLVFRITEVLSFQDLSGQQIMKIIKLLSDFQIQLLAIVVSFGTQLKSKEKKPDISHEESKQLAQEEVDTYLGKVGGAKEPGAPLDQDTVNKMLEEMGF